One part of the Glycine soja cultivar W05 chromosome 11, ASM419377v2, whole genome shotgun sequence genome encodes these proteins:
- the LOC114376616 gene encoding haloacid dehalogenase-like hydrolase domain-containing protein Sgpp isoform X3 — MLLLVKLCPSPQIRLVCVKTNLKTLTKASSQNCVESSMSSLTSLAPLEAVLFDVDGTLCDSDPLHYYALREMLQELGFNGGAPITEEFFVETFSGKHSDDTALVVFPGDLERGLKFVEDKEAMFRRLASEQLNPLKGLDKVRKWVENHGLKRAAVTNAPRKNAELIISKLGLTDFFDAVIIGDECEHAKPHPEPYLKALEVLKASKDHAFVFEDSASGIKAGVAAGMPVIGLATRNPENLLMEAKPAFLIKDYEDSKLWAALEELDKAGAR; from the exons ATGCTTCTTCTG GTAAaactttgtccttctccacaaATTCGCCTTGTCTGCGTCAAAACCAATCTCAAAACACTCACCAAGGCTTCTTCTCAGAATTGCGTCGAAAG CAGCATGAGTTCTCTCACCAGTCTTGCTCCACTCGAAGCAGTGCTCTTTGATGTTGATGGAACTCTCTGTGATTCTGATCCACTCCACTATTATGCTTTGCGTGAAATGCTCCAAGAG CTTGGTTTTAATGGAGGTGCTCCTATAACAGAGGAATTCTTTGTTGAGACATTTTCTGGCAAGCACAGTGATGATACTGCCTTGGTTGTCTTTCCTGGTGATCTGGAACGAGGTTTAAAGTTTGTAGAAGATAAGGAAGCCATGTTCCGGAG ATTGGCTTCAGAGCAACTGAATCCCTTGAAAGGCCTTGATAAAGTGAGGAAATGGGTTGAAAACCATGGTCTGAAGAGAGCTGCAGTCACCAATGCTCCAAGGAAAAATGCAGAACTCATTATCTCAAAACTTGGTCTAACAGATTTCTTTGATGCTGTTATTATTGGTGATGAATGTGAACATGCCAAACCTCATCCAGAACCCTACTTGAAAGCACTTGAAGTTCTGAAGGCATCAAAGGATCATGCATTTGTATTTGAG GATTCTGCTTCAGGGATAAAAGCTGGAGTGGCAGCTGGGATGCCTGTTATAGGTTTAGCTACAAGAAACCCGGAGAATTTACTGATGGAAGCAAAGCCTGCCTTTCTGATTAAGGATTATGAGGATTCAAAATTGTGGGCAGCTTTGGAAGAACTTGACAAGGCTGGTGCACGTTAA
- the LOC114376616 gene encoding haloacid dehalogenase-like hydrolase domain-containing protein Sgpp isoform X4, translating to MLLLVKLCPSPQIRLVCVKTNLKTLTKASSQNCVESMSSLTSLAPLEAVLFDVDGTLCDSDPLHYYALREMLQELGFNGGAPITEEFFVETFSGKHSDDTALVVFPGDLERGLKFVEDKEAMFRRLASEQLNPLKGLDKVRKWVENHGLKRAAVTNAPRKNAELIISKLGLTDFFDAVIIGDECEHAKPHPEPYLKALEVLKASKDHAFVFEDSASGIKAGVAAGMPVIGLATRNPENLLMEAKPAFLIKDYEDSKLWAALEELDKAGAR from the exons ATGCTTCTTCTG GTAAaactttgtccttctccacaaATTCGCCTTGTCTGCGTCAAAACCAATCTCAAAACACTCACCAAGGCTTCTTCTCAGAATTGCGTCGAAAG CATGAGTTCTCTCACCAGTCTTGCTCCACTCGAAGCAGTGCTCTTTGATGTTGATGGAACTCTCTGTGATTCTGATCCACTCCACTATTATGCTTTGCGTGAAATGCTCCAAGAG CTTGGTTTTAATGGAGGTGCTCCTATAACAGAGGAATTCTTTGTTGAGACATTTTCTGGCAAGCACAGTGATGATACTGCCTTGGTTGTCTTTCCTGGTGATCTGGAACGAGGTTTAAAGTTTGTAGAAGATAAGGAAGCCATGTTCCGGAG ATTGGCTTCAGAGCAACTGAATCCCTTGAAAGGCCTTGATAAAGTGAGGAAATGGGTTGAAAACCATGGTCTGAAGAGAGCTGCAGTCACCAATGCTCCAAGGAAAAATGCAGAACTCATTATCTCAAAACTTGGTCTAACAGATTTCTTTGATGCTGTTATTATTGGTGATGAATGTGAACATGCCAAACCTCATCCAGAACCCTACTTGAAAGCACTTGAAGTTCTGAAGGCATCAAAGGATCATGCATTTGTATTTGAG GATTCTGCTTCAGGGATAAAAGCTGGAGTGGCAGCTGGGATGCCTGTTATAGGTTTAGCTACAAGAAACCCGGAGAATTTACTGATGGAAGCAAAGCCTGCCTTTCTGATTAAGGATTATGAGGATTCAAAATTGTGGGCAGCTTTGGAAGAACTTGACAAGGCTGGTGCACGTTAA
- the LOC114376616 gene encoding haloacid dehalogenase-like hydrolase domain-containing protein Sgpp isoform X1, translating into MSSFLLTFPYFPNDASWQVKLCPSPQIRLVCVKTNLKTLTKASSQNCVESSMSSLTSLAPLEAVLFDVDGTLCDSDPLHYYALREMLQELGFNGGAPITEEFFVETFSGKHSDDTALVVFPGDLERGLKFVEDKEAMFRRLASEQLNPLKGLDKVRKWVENHGLKRAAVTNAPRKNAELIISKLGLTDFFDAVIIGDECEHAKPHPEPYLKALEVLKASKDHAFVFEDSASGIKAGVAAGMPVIGLATRNPENLLMEAKPAFLIKDYEDSKLWAALEELDKAGAR; encoded by the exons ATGAGCAGCTTCTTGTTAACATTCCCTTACTTCCCTAACGACGCTTCGTGGCAGGTAAaactttgtccttctccacaaATTCGCCTTGTCTGCGTCAAAACCAATCTCAAAACACTCACCAAGGCTTCTTCTCAGAATTGCGTCGAAAG CAGCATGAGTTCTCTCACCAGTCTTGCTCCACTCGAAGCAGTGCTCTTTGATGTTGATGGAACTCTCTGTGATTCTGATCCACTCCACTATTATGCTTTGCGTGAAATGCTCCAAGAG CTTGGTTTTAATGGAGGTGCTCCTATAACAGAGGAATTCTTTGTTGAGACATTTTCTGGCAAGCACAGTGATGATACTGCCTTGGTTGTCTTTCCTGGTGATCTGGAACGAGGTTTAAAGTTTGTAGAAGATAAGGAAGCCATGTTCCGGAG ATTGGCTTCAGAGCAACTGAATCCCTTGAAAGGCCTTGATAAAGTGAGGAAATGGGTTGAAAACCATGGTCTGAAGAGAGCTGCAGTCACCAATGCTCCAAGGAAAAATGCAGAACTCATTATCTCAAAACTTGGTCTAACAGATTTCTTTGATGCTGTTATTATTGGTGATGAATGTGAACATGCCAAACCTCATCCAGAACCCTACTTGAAAGCACTTGAAGTTCTGAAGGCATCAAAGGATCATGCATTTGTATTTGAG GATTCTGCTTCAGGGATAAAAGCTGGAGTGGCAGCTGGGATGCCTGTTATAGGTTTAGCTACAAGAAACCCGGAGAATTTACTGATGGAAGCAAAGCCTGCCTTTCTGATTAAGGATTATGAGGATTCAAAATTGTGGGCAGCTTTGGAAGAACTTGACAAGGCTGGTGCACGTTAA
- the LOC114376616 gene encoding haloacid dehalogenase-like hydrolase domain-containing protein Sgpp isoform X2, whose amino-acid sequence MSSFLLTFPYFPNDASWQVKLCPSPQIRLVCVKTNLKTLTKASSQNCVESMSSLTSLAPLEAVLFDVDGTLCDSDPLHYYALREMLQELGFNGGAPITEEFFVETFSGKHSDDTALVVFPGDLERGLKFVEDKEAMFRRLASEQLNPLKGLDKVRKWVENHGLKRAAVTNAPRKNAELIISKLGLTDFFDAVIIGDECEHAKPHPEPYLKALEVLKASKDHAFVFEDSASGIKAGVAAGMPVIGLATRNPENLLMEAKPAFLIKDYEDSKLWAALEELDKAGAR is encoded by the exons ATGAGCAGCTTCTTGTTAACATTCCCTTACTTCCCTAACGACGCTTCGTGGCAGGTAAaactttgtccttctccacaaATTCGCCTTGTCTGCGTCAAAACCAATCTCAAAACACTCACCAAGGCTTCTTCTCAGAATTGCGTCGAAAG CATGAGTTCTCTCACCAGTCTTGCTCCACTCGAAGCAGTGCTCTTTGATGTTGATGGAACTCTCTGTGATTCTGATCCACTCCACTATTATGCTTTGCGTGAAATGCTCCAAGAG CTTGGTTTTAATGGAGGTGCTCCTATAACAGAGGAATTCTTTGTTGAGACATTTTCTGGCAAGCACAGTGATGATACTGCCTTGGTTGTCTTTCCTGGTGATCTGGAACGAGGTTTAAAGTTTGTAGAAGATAAGGAAGCCATGTTCCGGAG ATTGGCTTCAGAGCAACTGAATCCCTTGAAAGGCCTTGATAAAGTGAGGAAATGGGTTGAAAACCATGGTCTGAAGAGAGCTGCAGTCACCAATGCTCCAAGGAAAAATGCAGAACTCATTATCTCAAAACTTGGTCTAACAGATTTCTTTGATGCTGTTATTATTGGTGATGAATGTGAACATGCCAAACCTCATCCAGAACCCTACTTGAAAGCACTTGAAGTTCTGAAGGCATCAAAGGATCATGCATTTGTATTTGAG GATTCTGCTTCAGGGATAAAAGCTGGAGTGGCAGCTGGGATGCCTGTTATAGGTTTAGCTACAAGAAACCCGGAGAATTTACTGATGGAAGCAAAGCCTGCCTTTCTGATTAAGGATTATGAGGATTCAAAATTGTGGGCAGCTTTGGAAGAACTTGACAAGGCTGGTGCACGTTAA
- the LOC114376616 gene encoding haloacid dehalogenase-like hydrolase domain-containing protein Sgpp isoform X5 has product MSSLTSLAPLEAVLFDVDGTLCDSDPLHYYALREMLQELGFNGGAPITEEFFVETFSGKHSDDTALVVFPGDLERGLKFVEDKEAMFRRLASEQLNPLKGLDKVRKWVENHGLKRAAVTNAPRKNAELIISKLGLTDFFDAVIIGDECEHAKPHPEPYLKALEVLKASKDHAFVFEDSASGIKAGVAAGMPVIGLATRNPENLLMEAKPAFLIKDYEDSKLWAALEELDKAGAR; this is encoded by the exons ATGAGTTCTCTCACCAGTCTTGCTCCACTCGAAGCAGTGCTCTTTGATGTTGATGGAACTCTCTGTGATTCTGATCCACTCCACTATTATGCTTTGCGTGAAATGCTCCAAGAG CTTGGTTTTAATGGAGGTGCTCCTATAACAGAGGAATTCTTTGTTGAGACATTTTCTGGCAAGCACAGTGATGATACTGCCTTGGTTGTCTTTCCTGGTGATCTGGAACGAGGTTTAAAGTTTGTAGAAGATAAGGAAGCCATGTTCCGGAG ATTGGCTTCAGAGCAACTGAATCCCTTGAAAGGCCTTGATAAAGTGAGGAAATGGGTTGAAAACCATGGTCTGAAGAGAGCTGCAGTCACCAATGCTCCAAGGAAAAATGCAGAACTCATTATCTCAAAACTTGGTCTAACAGATTTCTTTGATGCTGTTATTATTGGTGATGAATGTGAACATGCCAAACCTCATCCAGAACCCTACTTGAAAGCACTTGAAGTTCTGAAGGCATCAAAGGATCATGCATTTGTATTTGAG GATTCTGCTTCAGGGATAAAAGCTGGAGTGGCAGCTGGGATGCCTGTTATAGGTTTAGCTACAAGAAACCCGGAGAATTTACTGATGGAAGCAAAGCCTGCCTTTCTGATTAAGGATTATGAGGATTCAAAATTGTGGGCAGCTTTGGAAGAACTTGACAAGGCTGGTGCACGTTAA
- the LOC114374408 gene encoding uncharacterized protein LOC114374408, with amino-acid sequence MGLLWWRKGNKTQAQPEAKSNGADSTKPLTEAPGMNGAVEVPRPSNTTVSIFEFGSVAASNDKVTLAGYCPVSEDLEPCRWEILPAVQSNAPQFRVVF; translated from the coding sequence ATGGGTTTACTGTGGTGGCGAAAGGGGAATAAAACCCAAGCCCAACCTGAAGCAAAGTCGAACGGCGCAGACTCAACGAAACCCCTCACTGAGGCCCCAGGGATGAACGGCGCCGTGGAGGTTCCCCGGCCCTCGAACACCACCGTCTCGATTTTCGAGTTTGGCTCCGTGGCCGCCTCCAACGACAAGGTCACGCTCGCCGGCTATTGCCCCGTCTCCGAAGACCTCGAGCCCTGCCGCTGGGAGATCCTCCCCGCCGTTCAGTCCAACGCCCCCCAGTTTCGCGTGGTCTTCTGA
- the LOC114373747 gene encoding vacuolar protein sorting-associated protein 55 homolog, with the protein MADLPGYLHACLNTGKLASLAILVSGGIVLQILACALYNNWWPMLSVLTYVLLPMPLLFFAGSDDSIFSESDNSWVNFTKFLTGASTVGGIAIPSILKHAGVIGWGAFAMELSSYFVFGMAVICYLWMSGDDDYSIL; encoded by the exons ATGGCAGACTTACCAGGGTATCTTCATGCCTGTTTGAACACAGGGAAGCTTGCCTCCTTGGCAATTTTGGTGTCTGGAGGAATCGTCTTGCAAATTTTG GCATGTGCCTTGTATAATAACTGGTGGCCGATGCTGAGTG TGTTAACGTATGTGCTTCTTCCAATGCCTTTGCTGTTCTTTGCGGGGTCTGATGATTCTATATTTTCTGAATCTGATAATAG CTGGGTAAATTTTACTAAGTTCTTGACTGGAGCCTCAACTGTGGGAGGCATTGCCATTCCAAGCATATTAAAGCATGCTGGGGTTATCGGTTGGGGAGCCTTTGCAATGGAACTCTCTTCCTACTTTGTGTTTGGAATGGCCGTAATATGTTACCTTTGGATGAGTGGTGATGATGATTACAGTATCCTATGA
- the LOC114373992 gene encoding uncharacterized protein LOC114373992 isoform X2, producing the protein MKQNDRPRECLSNSNSEGCSLSLMGREPPQNLLPSKHDFPRLVLVIALASLVAWTCNFLFTSLFHPPSKPFCDTNLHSPDYFLDICQPCPSNGECNDGKLECHQGYQRHGNLCAEDGDINESARKLLERVEHHLCEKYAQFLCTGTGIIWVHEDDLWNYFEPVGNVKVDNALYNYTKQRAVETMGKLLETRLNSSHGMKEFKCPDQLAEHYKPYTCCIRQWISQHILVVLPICAMLVGCTALCWNVRQKLSMSRRVEELYDKVCEILEDNALTSKSANGECEPWVVASRLRDHLLLPRERKNPLLWKKLEELVQEDSRIDRYPKLVKGESKVVWEWQEGSLSASKMKKRRDASKTMVNESTDLNHQQHPAMKTEPTVPLF; encoded by the exons atgaagcagaatgATCGGCCAAGGGAGTGTTTGTCTAATTCGAATTCTGAAGGTTGTTCTTTGTCATTGATGGGAAGAGAACCCCCTCAGAATTTGTTACCTTCCAAACACGACTTCCCTAGACTGGTTCTCGTGATTGCACTCGCATCGCTAGTTGCTTGGACCTGCAACTTCCTCTTTACCTCTCTCTTTCATCCCCCTTCCAAACCCTTCTGCGACACAAACCTCCACTCTCCCGATTACTTTCTCG ATATTTGTCAACCTTGTCCAAGTAATGGAGAATGCAATGATGGCAAGTTGGAATGTCATCAGGGTTACCAAAGGCATGGGAACTTGTGTGCAGAAGATGGAGATATTAATGAATCAGCTCGAAAACTT CTGGAGAGAGTGGAACATCACCTCTGTGAAAAATATGCTCAATTTTTGTGCACTGGAACTGGAATAATTTGG GTTCATGAGGATGATTTATGGAATTATTTTGAGCCAGTGGGAAATGTCAAAGTGGACAATGCTCTTTATAATTATACAAAACAAAGGGCAGTTGAGACAATGGGCAAATTATTGGAGACGAGGTTAAACAGCTCTCATGG GATGAAGGAGTTCAAGTGTCCAGATCAGCTGGCAGAGCATTACAAGCCATATACCTGCTGCATTCGTCAGTGGATCTCACAGCATATTCTAGTTGTTTTGCCCATTTGTGCCATG CTTGTTGGATGCACAGCTTTGTGCTGGAATGTACGACAGAAGCTAAGCATGTCAAGACGAGTTGAGGAGCTTTACGACAAG GTCTGTGAAATACTTGAAGACAATGCATTGACGTCAAAGAGTGCAAATGGTGAATGTGAACCCTGGGTTGTTGCTTCTAGGTTACGCGATCACCTGCTTTTGCCAAGAGAGCGGAAGAACCCTTTATTATGGAAAAAG TTAGAAGAATTGGTTCAAGAAGATTCTCGAATAGATCGCTATCCAAAGTTGGTGAAGGGTGAATCAAAAGTGGTATGGGAATGGCAAG AAGGTTCTCTGAGCGCCTCAAAgatgaagaaaagaagagatgCAAGCAAAACGATGGTCAATGAAAGCACGGACCTGAATCATCAACAGCACCCTGCAATGAAAACAG AGCCTACGGTACCACTTTTTTGA
- the LOC114373992 gene encoding uncharacterized protein LOC114373992 isoform X1: MKQNDRPRECLSNSNSEGCSLSLMGREPPQNLLPSKHDFPRLVLVIALASLVAWTCNFLFTSLFHPPSKPFCDTNLHSPDYFLDICQPCPSNGECNDGKLECHQGYQRHGNLCAEDGDINESARKLLERVEHHLCEKYAQFLCTGTGIIWVHEDDLWNYFEPVGNVKVDNALYNYTKQRAVETMGKLLETRLNSSHGMKEFKCPDQLAEHYKPYTCCIRQWISQHILVVLPICAMLVGCTALCWNVRQKLSMSRRVEELYDKVCEILEDNALTSKSANGECEPWVVASRLRDHLLLPRERKNPLLWKKLEELVQEDSRIDRYPKLVKGESKVVWEWQVEGSLSASKMKKRRDASKTMVNESTDLNHQQHPAMKTEPTVPLF; the protein is encoded by the exons atgaagcagaatgATCGGCCAAGGGAGTGTTTGTCTAATTCGAATTCTGAAGGTTGTTCTTTGTCATTGATGGGAAGAGAACCCCCTCAGAATTTGTTACCTTCCAAACACGACTTCCCTAGACTGGTTCTCGTGATTGCACTCGCATCGCTAGTTGCTTGGACCTGCAACTTCCTCTTTACCTCTCTCTTTCATCCCCCTTCCAAACCCTTCTGCGACACAAACCTCCACTCTCCCGATTACTTTCTCG ATATTTGTCAACCTTGTCCAAGTAATGGAGAATGCAATGATGGCAAGTTGGAATGTCATCAGGGTTACCAAAGGCATGGGAACTTGTGTGCAGAAGATGGAGATATTAATGAATCAGCTCGAAAACTT CTGGAGAGAGTGGAACATCACCTCTGTGAAAAATATGCTCAATTTTTGTGCACTGGAACTGGAATAATTTGG GTTCATGAGGATGATTTATGGAATTATTTTGAGCCAGTGGGAAATGTCAAAGTGGACAATGCTCTTTATAATTATACAAAACAAAGGGCAGTTGAGACAATGGGCAAATTATTGGAGACGAGGTTAAACAGCTCTCATGG GATGAAGGAGTTCAAGTGTCCAGATCAGCTGGCAGAGCATTACAAGCCATATACCTGCTGCATTCGTCAGTGGATCTCACAGCATATTCTAGTTGTTTTGCCCATTTGTGCCATG CTTGTTGGATGCACAGCTTTGTGCTGGAATGTACGACAGAAGCTAAGCATGTCAAGACGAGTTGAGGAGCTTTACGACAAG GTCTGTGAAATACTTGAAGACAATGCATTGACGTCAAAGAGTGCAAATGGTGAATGTGAACCCTGGGTTGTTGCTTCTAGGTTACGCGATCACCTGCTTTTGCCAAGAGAGCGGAAGAACCCTTTATTATGGAAAAAG TTAGAAGAATTGGTTCAAGAAGATTCTCGAATAGATCGCTATCCAAAGTTGGTGAAGGGTGAATCAAAAGTGGTATGGGAATGGCAAG TAGAAGGTTCTCTGAGCGCCTCAAAgatgaagaaaagaagagatgCAAGCAAAACGATGGTCAATGAAAGCACGGACCTGAATCATCAACAGCACCCTGCAATGAAAACAG AGCCTACGGTACCACTTTTTTGA